A single genomic interval of Oceanithermus profundus DSM 14977 harbors:
- the ruvB gene encoding Holliday junction branch migration DNA helicase RuvB, whose translation MELDLTLRPERLDDYVGQERLKAKLAVYLQAARQRGEPLDHLLLFGPPGLGKTTLAHVIAAELGVNIRVTSGPAIEKPGDLAAILTNSLEEGDVLFIDEIHRLSRTAEEHLYPAMEDFKIDIVIGQGPAARTIRLDLPRFTLIGATTRPGLISGPLRSRFGIVEHLEFYSEEELARGVERDARLMGIAVEREAALEIGRRSRGTMRVAKRLFRRVRDYAEVAGEEVVSLARTRQALDALGLDELGLEARDRRILETMIVKFAGGPVGLETLATAMHEDPATLEEVHEPYLIQLGLIQRTPRGRVATARAYEHLGHPPPEGPRGLFEDA comes from the coding sequence GTGGAGCTCGACCTCACCCTGCGCCCCGAGCGCCTCGACGACTACGTCGGCCAGGAGCGGCTCAAGGCCAAGCTGGCCGTCTACCTGCAGGCGGCGCGTCAGCGCGGCGAGCCGCTGGACCACCTGCTCCTCTTCGGCCCGCCGGGGCTGGGCAAGACCACGCTGGCCCACGTGATCGCCGCCGAGCTGGGGGTGAACATCCGCGTCACCTCGGGTCCGGCCATCGAAAAACCGGGCGACCTCGCGGCCATCCTCACCAACAGCCTGGAGGAGGGCGACGTCCTCTTCATCGACGAAATCCACCGCCTCAGCCGCACCGCCGAAGAGCACCTCTACCCGGCGATGGAGGACTTCAAGATCGACATCGTCATCGGCCAGGGGCCGGCGGCGCGGACGATCCGGCTCGACCTGCCGCGCTTCACCCTGATCGGGGCCACCACCCGCCCGGGGCTGATCTCGGGCCCCCTCCGGAGCCGCTTCGGCATCGTCGAGCACCTTGAGTTCTACAGCGAAGAGGAGCTGGCCCGGGGGGTGGAGCGCGACGCCCGGCTGATGGGCATCGCCGTCGAACGCGAGGCGGCGCTCGAGATCGGCCGCCGCAGCCGCGGCACCATGCGCGTGGCCAAACGCCTCTTCCGCCGGGTGCGCGACTACGCCGAGGTGGCCGGCGAGGAGGTGGTCTCGCTCGCCCGCACCCGCCAGGCCCTCGACGCGCTGGGGCTCGACGAGCTGGGGCTCGAGGCCCGCGACCGCCGCATCCTGGAGACGATGATCGTCAAGTTCGCGGGCGGCCCGGTGGGGCTCGAGACCCTGGCCACCGCCATGCACGAAGACCCGGCGACGCTGGAGGAGGTGCACGAACCCTACCTGATCCAGCTCGGCCTGATCCAGCGCACCCCGCGCGGGCGCGTGGCCACCGCGCGCGCCTACGAGCACCTGGGCCACCCCCCTCCCGAAGGGCCGCGGGGGCTGTTCGAGGACGCATGA
- a CDS encoding DUF4388 domain-containing protein has protein sequence MIKGTLTELDLGELLKALEAAKRSAIVTVKAREGWGRIHLNIGRMVYARTEPGPHLGEYLVRLGYVSLKEVQDLVLLQRNENPGTPLGQLALSRKMITEQDLREALFYQVIEAIATMLGWKEGTFVAEGADENASQVPLPHTLETRAAVLEAARRLDEWHRGSVEPDEVLVLAGDPTRHSLPREAWQLLEIADGAHRARSLAVEAGLSEEHAFHLLYELKSRGLLRPATVAPEDPLVLIWAESSLVRRLLFVLLERERFRTLIAPDAQGALRMIERKRPSAVLIEGDQLPERVRQVRASAAGKYVPLWIVSEQPPRGLWVRSNRVQHIRKPFEEADVLEALAPLRRSI, from the coding sequence ATGATCAAGGGCACGCTCACGGAACTCGACCTCGGCGAGCTGCTCAAGGCGCTGGAGGCCGCCAAGCGCTCGGCGATCGTCACCGTCAAGGCGCGCGAGGGCTGGGGGCGCATCCACCTGAACATCGGCCGCATGGTCTACGCCCGCACCGAGCCGGGGCCGCACCTGGGCGAGTACCTGGTGCGGCTCGGCTACGTGAGCCTCAAGGAGGTGCAGGACCTGGTGCTCTTGCAGCGCAACGAGAATCCGGGCACTCCCCTGGGGCAGCTGGCGCTCAGCCGCAAGATGATCACCGAGCAAGACCTGCGCGAGGCGCTCTTCTACCAGGTCATCGAGGCCATCGCCACCATGCTGGGCTGGAAGGAGGGCACCTTCGTCGCCGAGGGGGCCGACGAGAACGCCTCGCAGGTGCCGCTGCCGCACACCCTCGAGACCCGCGCCGCCGTGCTCGAGGCCGCACGCCGCCTCGACGAGTGGCACCGGGGCAGCGTCGAGCCCGACGAGGTGCTCGTCCTCGCCGGCGACCCCACCCGGCACTCGCTGCCGCGCGAGGCCTGGCAGCTGCTCGAGATCGCCGACGGCGCCCACCGCGCCCGCAGCCTCGCCGTCGAGGCGGGGCTGTCGGAGGAGCACGCCTTCCACCTGCTCTACGAGCTCAAGAGCCGCGGGCTGCTGCGCCCGGCGACGGTCGCCCCCGAGGACCCGCTCGTCCTCATCTGGGCCGAGTCGAGCCTGGTGCGACGGCTGCTCTTCGTGCTGCTCGAGCGCGAACGCTTCCGCACCCTGATCGCCCCAGACGCGCAGGGCGCCCTGCGCATGATCGAGCGCAAGCGCCCCTCGGCGGTCCTGATCGAGGGCGACCAGCTGCCCGAGCGGGTGCGCCAGGTGCGCGCCAGCGCCGCCGGTAAGTACGTGCCGCTCTGGATCGTCAGCGAGCAGCCCCCGCGCGGGCTCTGGGTGCGCAGCAACCGGGTCCAGCACATCCGCAAGCCCTTCGAGGAGGCCGACGTGCTCGAGGCCCTGGCGCCGCTGCGGCGTTCGATCTAG
- the ade gene encoding adenine deaminase: MDSQAYRRLLAVARGEVEPDRVLANARVVDVFTGRVVKGHVALAEGRIAGVGDYSGPRTEDLEGRYLAPGLIDAHVHLESSMVRPAEYARAVVPRGTTTVVSDPHEIANVAGAAGIRYLLEASEGLPLDVLVNLPSCVPASHLSSSGARLAAADLLPFLEHPRVLGLAEFMNVPGAVNAADDAVEKLLAFRGRPIDGHAPGVRGRTLAAYVAAGPWADHESVAPDEALEKVAAGLYVFLREGTAARNLEDLLPAVNPATAPRLAFCSDDRHPAELLGEGHVDHMLRRAVAGGVDPLLALRMATLSAAEAFGLRDRGAVAPGRWADLVAFDDLEGFAAHAVWFRGRKVAEKGRALFSDAPRADEAAVRGTVAVDLARLDLAVPVRGGRLRVIVAREGQLITDEARLEPRVEGGLAVADPARDLAKLAVLERHGNGGGGAVGFVQGLGLARGAIAGSVGHDSHNLTVAGMDDASMRTALEAVARAGGGYAAALGDEVLAVVPLPIAGLISDEPIEAVHTRMDALLRRTRERLGARSRDPFMQLAFLPLEVIPHLKLTDRGLVDVDRFELVDLWV, from the coding sequence ATGGATTCTCAGGCGTACCGGCGTTTGCTAGCGGTGGCGCGCGGCGAGGTGGAGCCCGATCGGGTGCTCGCGAACGCGCGCGTGGTCGACGTCTTCACCGGGCGCGTGGTCAAGGGGCACGTCGCCCTCGCGGAGGGACGGATCGCCGGCGTGGGCGACTATTCGGGCCCGCGCACCGAGGACCTGGAGGGCCGCTACCTGGCCCCGGGGCTGATCGACGCCCACGTGCACCTGGAGTCGAGCATGGTGCGCCCCGCGGAGTACGCGCGGGCGGTGGTGCCGCGCGGCACCACCACGGTGGTCAGCGACCCTCACGAGATCGCCAACGTGGCCGGCGCCGCCGGCATCCGCTACCTGCTCGAGGCCAGCGAGGGGCTGCCCCTCGACGTCCTCGTCAACCTGCCCAGCTGCGTGCCCGCCTCGCACCTTTCCTCGAGCGGCGCCCGGCTGGCCGCCGCCGACCTGCTGCCCTTCCTGGAGCACCCGCGGGTGCTCGGCCTCGCCGAGTTCATGAACGTGCCCGGAGCGGTGAACGCCGCGGACGACGCGGTGGAGAAGCTGCTCGCCTTCCGCGGCCGGCCCATCGACGGCCACGCCCCGGGGGTGCGGGGAAGGACGCTCGCTGCCTACGTGGCCGCCGGCCCCTGGGCCGACCACGAGTCGGTGGCCCCGGACGAGGCGCTGGAGAAGGTGGCCGCGGGGCTCTACGTCTTCCTGCGCGAGGGCACCGCGGCGCGCAACCTCGAAGACCTGCTCCCGGCGGTGAACCCGGCCACGGCGCCGCGGCTGGCGTTCTGCTCCGACGACCGCCACCCCGCCGAGCTCTTGGGCGAGGGGCACGTGGACCACATGCTGCGCCGGGCGGTGGCCGGCGGGGTGGACCCGCTGCTGGCTTTGCGCATGGCCACCCTGAGCGCGGCCGAGGCCTTCGGGCTGCGCGACCGCGGCGCGGTGGCGCCGGGGCGCTGGGCCGACTTGGTGGCCTTCGACGACCTGGAGGGGTTCGCGGCGCACGCCGTCTGGTTCCGCGGCCGCAAGGTGGCCGAGAAGGGCCGGGCGCTGTTTTCGGACGCGCCGCGGGCGGACGAGGCGGCCGTGCGCGGCACCGTGGCGGTGGACCTCGCCCGCCTCGACCTGGCCGTGCCCGTCCGCGGCGGGCGGCTGCGGGTGATCGTGGCCCGCGAGGGGCAGCTGATCACCGACGAGGCGCGGCTTGAGCCCCGGGTCGAGGGCGGCCTGGCCGTGGCCGACCCGGCGCGCGACCTGGCCAAGCTGGCGGTGCTCGAGCGCCACGGCAACGGCGGCGGGGGCGCGGTCGGCTTCGTGCAGGGGCTGGGGCTCGCGCGCGGCGCCATCGCCGGCAGCGTGGGCCACGACAGCCACAACCTCACGGTGGCGGGGATGGACGACGCCTCGATGCGCACCGCCCTGGAGGCGGTGGCGCGGGCCGGCGGCGGCTACGCGGCGGCGCTGGGGGACGAGGTGCTGGCCGTGGTGCCGCTGCCGATCGCGGGGCTGATCTCCGACGAGCCCATTGAGGCCGTGCATACCCGGATGGACGCCCTGTTGCGCAGGACCCGCGAGCGCCTGGGGGCGCGCTCGCGCGACCCCTTCATGCAGCTGGCCTTCCTGCCGCTCGAGGTGATCCCCCACCTCAAGCTCACCGATCGCGGTCTGGTGGACGTGGACCGTTTCGAGCTCGTGGACCTCTGGGTCTAG
- a CDS encoding PKD domain-containing protein encodes MRISLLVLVLLGLAACGGPGGAPLRVEPGQVAVEPGGRVTLEALGGPANLEWSATKGRLQVDGRTATYTAPPYATDDEIVVRGGGGEARVSVLVRPGGALGPRLVITGAQALVFTRAGETREFAVEVYDVFGEPVPDARVEFVSDDPARFRVEATGPKTARVTALTDALGTVRLRARYQGAEAWAHAVYAELQPYARRLDPAWVREAEWNESTMSWTRAVLKRTPETEALEAGQTFFTDDRTGLWGRIEAVRLQDDRVELDLSKAALTQIFRRLSYRAVTPSYRVEATVAPGGRGFLRVLGEDGSERIVPLSACRVSTGVEIEEPRIGHVFEVWVETELELEPGFSLEAVLDRAAFVLHSEAGLEASGGRISYRAGDATIDCTLGSWDVSIPTVSVLILTLNVDLFPAVGLYATLAGSEGGVEVAGPSARAVASAAVGFRYTDADGWRFVDDFGTDVGLRGPSFGLTPGRMRTELGPWAELELGLSIDAELIFETVTLLGGRFLEFVGELPLYLTVTDADVRRASYTGPDWGFGWRLRGFLKLELYGVLADFLTELFGSGATYLGSTELFNVGDPQAFLGPPAVSSALKTSHPFGVDLGDTSRTPQIEFTATPADARTEFWRQGGRCADAADCFGAAPLVKLGETSTGRWVWRPGKADVGWYLFYARHYTGPIGQALPHASQVSSLAVYVASPNLDFVPSEVLLKGKVGGTATGVLRYYNRPQPAALPNGTTGDVTSLLRTLVPAGGAVAPDPTTAAVYSGRWAYHQLSYACPATPTTVNTSVFLFTNDPDSPAGGHQIPVTVECTNNSPPQAYMQWYNLVGPAPLTTTFQTSAYDPDGDPMGCYLDFGDGSPRVEYALGQCPAGFTVDHTYTEPGTYQASFVVTDVDGERDVFTLTVEAQ; translated from the coding sequence ATGCGCATTTCGCTTCTGGTGCTCGTTTTGTTGGGCTTGGCGGCGTGCGGCGGCCCTGGCGGCGCGCCCCTTCGCGTCGAGCCCGGTCAGGTGGCCGTCGAGCCAGGCGGCCGGGTGACGCTCGAGGCCCTGGGCGGCCCCGCAAACCTCGAGTGGTCGGCCACGAAGGGCCGCTTGCAGGTGGACGGGCGCACCGCCACCTACACCGCGCCCCCCTACGCCACCGACGACGAGATCGTGGTGCGGGGTGGCGGCGGCGAGGCGCGGGTGTCGGTGCTGGTGCGGCCCGGAGGCGCGCTGGGCCCGCGGCTGGTGATTACGGGCGCGCAGGCGCTGGTCTTTACCCGGGCCGGGGAGACGCGCGAGTTCGCGGTCGAGGTCTACGACGTCTTCGGCGAGCCGGTGCCGGACGCCCGGGTGGAGTTCGTTTCCGACGACCCCGCCCGCTTCCGCGTCGAGGCCACCGGTCCCAAGACGGCGCGGGTCACGGCGCTTACGGACGCGCTGGGCACGGTGCGCCTGCGCGCCCGCTACCAGGGCGCCGAGGCCTGGGCGCACGCGGTCTATGCGGAGCTGCAACCCTACGCCCGGCGGCTCGACCCCGCTTGGGTCCGGGAGGCCGAGTGGAACGAGTCCACGATGAGCTGGACGCGCGCGGTGCTGAAGCGCACCCCCGAAACCGAGGCGCTCGAGGCGGGGCAGACCTTCTTCACCGACGACCGCACCGGGCTGTGGGGCCGGATCGAGGCGGTGCGGTTGCAGGATGATCGCGTAGAGCTCGACCTCTCGAAGGCGGCGCTAACCCAGATCTTCCGCCGCCTCAGCTACCGCGCGGTCACCCCGAGCTACCGCGTGGAGGCGACGGTCGCGCCCGGGGGCCGCGGCTTCCTGCGCGTCCTCGGCGAGGACGGCAGCGAGCGGATCGTCCCGCTTTCGGCCTGCCGGGTGAGCACCGGTGTGGAGATCGAGGAGCCGCGCATCGGCCACGTCTTCGAGGTCTGGGTGGAGACCGAGCTGGAGCTCGAGCCCGGTTTCAGCCTTGAGGCCGTCCTCGATCGTGCCGCCTTCGTATTGCACTCGGAGGCCGGGCTCGAGGCCAGCGGCGGGCGCATTTCCTACCGCGCCGGCGACGCCACGATCGACTGCACTCTGGGTTCATGGGACGTCAGCATCCCCACCGTTTCGGTCCTGATCCTCACGCTCAATGTGGATCTCTTCCCCGCCGTGGGGCTGTACGCCACCCTGGCGGGCAGTGAGGGCGGGGTAGAGGTCGCCGGGCCCTCGGCCCGGGCCGTTGCCTCGGCGGCGGTGGGTTTTCGCTATACGGACGCCGACGGGTGGCGGTTCGTGGACGACTTCGGGACCGACGTGGGGCTGCGCGGGCCGAGTTTTGGCCTCACCCCTGGCCGGATGCGCACCGAGCTCGGCCCCTGGGCAGAGCTGGAGCTGGGCCTGTCGATCGACGCCGAGCTGATTTTCGAAACCGTGACGTTGCTGGGCGGCCGCTTCCTCGAGTTCGTCGGCGAGCTGCCCCTGTACCTGACCGTGACCGACGCCGACGTGCGCCGGGCCAGCTATACGGGGCCGGATTGGGGTTTCGGCTGGCGCCTTAGGGGCTTTCTTAAACTGGAACTTTACGGGGTGCTCGCCGACTTCCTGACCGAACTCTTCGGCTCCGGTGCGACGTACCTGGGAAGCACGGAGCTGTTCAACGTCGGCGATCCGCAGGCGTTCCTGGGTCCACCGGCGGTTTCCAGCGCCCTCAAGACTTCCCACCCGTTCGGCGTCGACCTGGGCGACACCAGCCGCACCCCGCAGATCGAGTTCACGGCCACCCCCGCGGACGCGCGCACCGAGTTCTGGCGCCAGGGCGGCCGTTGCGCGGACGCGGCCGACTGCTTCGGGGCGGCGCCGCTCGTCAAGCTGGGCGAGACCTCGACGGGCCGCTGGGTCTGGCGGCCGGGCAAGGCCGACGTGGGCTGGTACCTCTTCTATGCGCGGCACTACACCGGCCCCATCGGCCAGGCGCTGCCGCATGCGTCGCAGGTGTCGTCGTTGGCCGTCTACGTGGCCAGTCCGAATCTGGACTTCGTTCCGAGCGAAGTCTTGCTCAAGGGCAAGGTGGGCGGCACCGCCACCGGCGTGCTGCGCTACTACAACCGGCCCCAGCCCGCCGCGCTGCCAAACGGAACCACCGGGGACGTGACGAGCCTCTTGCGAACGCTGGTTCCCGCCGGCGGCGCGGTGGCGCCCGATCCCACCACCGCGGCGGTCTACTCGGGGCGCTGGGCCTACCACCAGCTCAGCTACGCCTGCCCGGCCACCCCGACGACCGTGAACACGAGCGTCTTCCTCTTCACCAACGACCCCGACTCGCCCGCCGGGGGCCACCAGATACCGGTGACCGTCGAGTGCACGAACAACAGCCCGCCCCAGGCGTACATGCAGTGGTACAACCTCGTGGGTCCGGCGCCGCTCACCACCACCTTCCAGACCTCGGCGTACGATCCCGACGGCGATCCGATGGGCTGCTACCTCGACTTCGGAGACGGCAGCCCGCGGGTCGAGTACGCCCTGGGCCAGTGCCCCGCCGGTTTCACCGTCGACCACACCTACACCGAACCCGGCACTTACCAGGCGAGTTTCGTGGTTACCGACGTCGACGGCGAGCGGGACGTCTTCACCCTGACCGTCGAGGCGCAGTAA
- a CDS encoding NADH-quinone oxidoreductase subunit N, with protein MTLAVIVLLAFGGLVLALLAPNFDDRPAAIGAISGTVFGVALLLGLLAGQESGVLFGAVTLGPLTAASIVLLSLVGLLVAAGATIRGGGFALGSGEVHALVMWGVLGGILLVGSAHLLIFYLALELSAYATYVLVGYDRERRFGTEAAAKYMMLGSVGSALLLFGMALVYAETGSLGYGGIAAGLAYQTSGLALGGLALMLVGLGFKLAWVPFHAWAPDAYQGSFPLMAGFLSTAPKTALALGLAVLLARAFGGAGSVVAGWIGGLALVSVVLGSLWALLQTDLKRLLAYSTIVHMGFLGLALSTASLTGFTAVGYYLVAYIVTSLGLFFVLEALEAGGLPSTLEAWKGLGRRNALVGVLVAVFVLSLAGVPLLAGFLAKIYVFAALAQAGAWAALVVAVVMVVFGYYFYFRVLAAVFLDAPAEGAPALDFSPTALSLVVLLALAVVALGVWPQPVLDWLQTAIAGLV; from the coding sequence ATGACGCTCGCGGTCATCGTTCTGCTCGCCTTCGGGGGGCTGGTGCTGGCCCTCCTGGCCCCCAACTTCGACGACCGCCCCGCGGCCATCGGGGCGATCAGCGGCACCGTCTTCGGCGTCGCCCTGCTCCTGGGCCTGCTCGCGGGCCAGGAGTCGGGGGTGCTCTTCGGGGCCGTCACCCTGGGGCCGCTCACGGCCGCGTCGATCGTCCTCCTCAGCCTGGTGGGGCTGCTCGTCGCCGCCGGGGCGACGATCCGCGGGGGCGGTTTCGCCCTGGGCAGCGGCGAGGTGCACGCGCTGGTGATGTGGGGGGTGCTCGGCGGGATTCTGCTCGTGGGCTCGGCGCACCTGCTGATCTTCTACCTGGCGCTCGAGCTCTCCGCCTACGCGACCTACGTGCTCGTGGGCTACGACCGCGAGCGCCGCTTCGGCACCGAGGCCGCGGCCAAGTACATGATGCTGGGCTCCGTGGGCTCGGCGCTGCTGCTCTTCGGCATGGCCCTCGTCTACGCCGAAACGGGCAGCCTGGGTTACGGCGGCATCGCCGCCGGCCTCGCCTACCAGACCAGCGGGCTGGCCCTGGGCGGTCTGGCGCTGATGCTCGTGGGGTTGGGATTCAAACTCGCCTGGGTGCCCTTCCACGCCTGGGCGCCCGACGCCTACCAGGGTTCCTTCCCGCTGATGGCCGGCTTCCTCAGCACCGCGCCCAAGACCGCGCTGGCGCTGGGGCTGGCGGTCCTGCTCGCCCGCGCCTTCGGCGGCGCGGGTTCGGTGGTGGCCGGCTGGATCGGCGGCCTCGCCCTGGTCTCGGTGGTGCTCGGCAGCCTCTGGGCGCTCTTGCAGACCGACCTGAAGCGGCTCCTCGCCTACTCCACCATCGTGCACATGGGTTTTCTCGGCCTGGCGCTCTCCACCGCCTCGTTGACCGGCTTCACCGCGGTGGGCTACTACCTGGTCGCCTACATCGTCACCAGCCTGGGCCTATTCTTCGTGCTCGAGGCGCTCGAGGCCGGGGGGCTGCCCTCCACGCTCGAGGCCTGGAAAGGGCTGGGCCGCCGCAACGCCCTCGTGGGCGTGCTCGTCGCCGTCTTCGTGCTTTCCCTGGCGGGGGTGCCGCTGCTCGCGGGCTTCCTCGCCAAGATCTACGTCTTCGCGGCGCTGGCGCAGGCGGGGGCGTGGGCGGCGCTGGTGGTGGCCGTGGTGATGGTCGTCTTCGGCTACTACTTCTACTTCCGGGTGCTGGCCGCGGTCTTCCTGGACGCGCCGGCGGAGGGGGCGCCCGCCCTGGACTTCTCGCCCACCGCCCTCAGCCTGGTGGTGCTGTTGGCGCTGGCCGTGGTGGCCCTGGGGGTCTGGCCGCAGCCGGTGCTCGACTGGCTGCAAACGGCGATCGCCGGCCTCGTCTGA
- the thiS gene encoding sulfur carrier protein ThiS, which translates to MKVILRTPHKEERELAGPMTVRELLEQLDVDPEGVIVARGRELLTLDARVEDGDTVEVIRAISGGGA; encoded by the coding sequence GTGAAGGTGATCTTGCGCACGCCGCACAAGGAAGAACGCGAGCTGGCGGGGCCGATGACGGTGCGCGAACTGCTCGAGCAACTCGACGTGGACCCCGAGGGGGTGATCGTCGCCCGCGGTCGGGAGCTGCTCACCCTCGACGCGCGGGTGGAGGACGGCGACACCGTCGAGGTCATCCGCGCCATCTCCGGGGGCGGGGCGTGA
- a CDS encoding complex I subunit 4 family protein: protein MTLILIFLPIVAAAFVGLLDDPRAEAAKRTALGVALFTLIASLGVYVAYPVSFGGFVSEFKLAWLPLVGSSFHVGLDGLSLPFVALTPLLTAVSVLASWRKTEKGFFALMLLLQGALVGVFAALDLIVFFVFFELVLVPMYFMIALWGYEQRRYAAVKFLIYSLVGSVFMLAAMLATAYLAAPALGKVSFDYLDLVSAAGYLALLPAAGWLFWGFALAFLIKLPAVPLHTWLPHAHTQAPTAGSIFLAGLLLKMGGYGLIRFNLALFPGELERFANLLAAVALVSIVYGAYVTLAQRDLKRLIANSSVNHMGYVLLGIASMTAVGLHGAVYQMVAHGVITGLMFLMVGLLADRTHTREIAAMKGVYNAAPILGGVLWLALLGGLGLPGLAGFLGEFQSLWGGFLADVTRPYVWVAVFGIVILAGAMLWTIQRVLLGKAEGALDDLNPVEVAAAAPLVFLAVLLGLVPAALTPWIDAGVQPLLTLVQEVLK, encoded by the coding sequence GTGACCCTGATCCTGATCTTCCTTCCCATCGTGGCCGCGGCTTTCGTGGGCCTGCTCGACGACCCGCGGGCCGAGGCGGCGAAGCGCACCGCTCTGGGCGTCGCGCTCTTCACGCTGATCGCGAGCCTCGGGGTCTACGTGGCCTACCCGGTTTCGTTCGGCGGCTTCGTCAGCGAGTTCAAGCTTGCCTGGCTGCCGCTCGTGGGGTCCAGCTTCCACGTGGGCCTCGACGGGCTGAGCCTGCCCTTCGTGGCCCTCACCCCGCTGCTCACCGCGGTGAGCGTGCTCGCCAGCTGGCGCAAGACCGAGAAGGGCTTCTTCGCCCTGATGCTGCTCTTGCAGGGCGCCTTGGTGGGCGTCTTCGCGGCGCTGGACCTGATCGTCTTCTTCGTCTTCTTCGAGCTCGTGCTGGTGCCGATGTACTTCATGATCGCGCTGTGGGGCTACGAGCAGCGGCGCTACGCGGCGGTCAAGTTCCTGATCTACTCGCTGGTGGGCTCGGTCTTCATGCTGGCGGCGATGCTGGCCACGGCCTACCTGGCCGCGCCGGCGCTGGGCAAGGTCAGCTTCGACTACCTGGACCTGGTGAGCGCAGCCGGCTACCTGGCGCTCTTGCCGGCGGCGGGCTGGCTCTTCTGGGGCTTCGCCCTCGCCTTCCTCATCAAGCTGCCGGCGGTGCCGCTGCACACCTGGCTGCCGCACGCGCACACCCAGGCCCCCACCGCGGGCTCGATCTTCCTGGCGGGGCTGCTCCTCAAGATGGGCGGCTACGGCCTCATCCGCTTCAACCTGGCGCTCTTCCCGGGCGAGCTCGAGCGCTTCGCGAACCTGCTCGCCGCGGTCGCCCTCGTCTCCATCGTCTACGGCGCCTACGTCACCCTGGCCCAGCGCGACCTCAAGCGCCTGATCGCCAACTCCTCGGTGAACCACATGGGTTACGTGCTGCTGGGCATCGCCTCGATGACCGCGGTGGGGTTGCACGGCGCGGTCTACCAGATGGTGGCCCACGGCGTGATCACCGGCCTGATGTTTCTGATGGTCGGCCTGCTGGCCGACCGCACCCACACCCGCGAGATCGCGGCGATGAAGGGCGTCTACAACGCCGCGCCCATCCTCGGCGGCGTCCTCTGGCTGGCCCTCCTCGGGGGGCTTGGCCTCCCCGGCCTGGCGGGCTTTTTGGGTGAGTTCCAGAGCCTCTGGGGCGGCTTCCTGGCCGACGTGACCCGGCCCTACGTCTGGGTCGCGGTCTTCGGGATCGTCATCCTCGCCGGCGCCATGCTGTGGACGATCCAGCGGGTGCTCCTGGGCAAGGCCGAGGGGGCGCTCGACGACCTGAACCCCGTCGAGGTGGCCGCGGCGGCGCCGCTCGTCTTCCTCGCGGTGCTCCTCGGCCTGGTTCCGGCGGCGCTCACGCCCTGGATCGACGCGGGGGTCCAGCCCCTGCTCACCCTGGTGCAGGAGGTGCTGAAATGA
- a CDS encoding TIGR00269 family protein yields MNCSVCGAPAQVEVRRRNQAFCAEHYRAWFVNETRRNIKRHRMIRPGDRILVAVSGGKDSLVLWDTLARLGHAATGFHIQLGIGDYSQRALEATRAFAAARGLELIVVDVRQSFGLTIPQLAQATGRAACSGCGLSKRYLMNRVAEEEGFNVVATGHNLDDEAATLLGNVSHWQLDALVRQGPMLEGREGLARRIKPLYTFTEREVAAYAFLAGIAYQHEECPHAEGAKSLLYKDVLGRLETRMPGTKQVFLEQYLKKVQPVLKEGLAEGEVELRRCERCGQVTTGAVCAHCKLWDRAYARAKKRRLLPEDRGFDPRPKVDRLKPANEA; encoded by the coding sequence GTGAACTGCTCGGTCTGCGGCGCCCCCGCGCAGGTGGAGGTGCGCCGGCGCAACCAGGCCTTTTGCGCGGAGCACTACCGCGCGTGGTTCGTGAATGAGACCCGGCGCAACATCAAACGCCACCGGATGATCCGGCCCGGCGACCGGATACTCGTCGCCGTGAGCGGCGGCAAGGACTCGCTGGTGCTCTGGGACACCCTCGCCCGCCTGGGCCACGCCGCCACCGGCTTTCACATCCAGCTCGGCATCGGCGACTACTCGCAGCGGGCGCTCGAGGCCACCCGCGCCTTCGCCGCCGCGCGCGGGCTCGAGCTGATCGTCGTGGACGTGCGCCAGAGCTTCGGCCTCACCATTCCCCAGCTCGCCCAGGCCACCGGCCGCGCCGCCTGCAGCGGCTGCGGCCTCTCCAAGCGCTACCTGATGAACCGCGTGGCCGAGGAAGAGGGCTTCAACGTCGTGGCCACCGGCCACAACCTCGACGACGAGGCCGCCACCCTGCTGGGCAACGTGAGCCACTGGCAGCTGGACGCGCTGGTGCGCCAGGGGCCGATGCTCGAGGGGCGCGAGGGGCTGGCCCGGCGCATCAAGCCGCTCTACACCTTCACCGAGCGCGAGGTGGCCGCCTACGCCTTCCTCGCCGGCATCGCGTACCAGCACGAGGAGTGCCCCCACGCCGAGGGGGCCAAGAGCCTGCTCTACAAGGACGTGCTGGGTCGGCTCGAGACCCGCATGCCCGGCACCAAGCAGGTCTTCCTCGAGCAGTACCTGAAGAAGGTGCAGCCGGTGCTGAAGGAGGGCCTCGCCGAGGGCGAGGTGGAGCTGCGCCGCTGCGAGCGCTGCGGCCAGGTCACCACCGGCGCGGTCTGCGCCCACTGCAAGCTGTGGGACCGCGCCTACGCGCGCGCCAAGAAACGGCGGCTCCTGCCCGAAGACCGCGGCTTCGACCCGCGGCCCAAGGTGGACCGCCTCAAACCCGCTAACGAAGCCTGA